Proteins encoded together in one Vigna angularis cultivar LongXiaoDou No.4 chromosome 5, ASM1680809v1, whole genome shotgun sequence window:
- the LOC108339023 gene encoding long-chain-alcohol oxidase FAO1 — protein sequence MRSECHPLLRGGRGGSKYKHGFSAAEMESLASICEVVLPPLPMNALKSRKQGQPGDDDNKVLQNFCDISGSRYPIPHEVAELLTKRSLIEALILVRVVLWLLATRLGTLLLCGFLCLGEKWPYINNFSNMSLEKREKVMQHWLKHRFLTPIRLAFGYVKVLGLYAFFSWVDENGDNPAWKAIGYEVSNEKLDSVSNNRPLEKGTIETMHESDTTLQQSLSKKGLNVELDFESNILKVKCDAVVVGSGCGGGVAAAVLSRAGHKVVVLEKGNYFTPKDYSSLEGPSMNQLYETGGMLASADSRILVLAGSTVGGGSAVNWSACIKTPHKVLKEWSEDHKLPFFSSQEYLSAMESVCERIGVKENCTQEGFQNQVLRKGCQNLGLKVDYVPRNSSGNHYCGSCGYGCPKGEKQGTQATWLVDAVDKGAVIITGCKAERFLLESNRSGNGRKKKCLGVLAKALNNQVTMKLQIEAKVTISSAGALLTPPLLISSGLKNKNIGRNLHLHPVLMAWGYFPESNNSEFKGKTYEGGIITSIHKVPSTDSKSDSRAIIETPSLGPASFAALFPWQSGLDFKERMLNYPRTAHLITIIRDMASGRVTSEGRINYKLNEIDRENMRAGLQQALRILIAAGAVEVGTHRSDGQSLRCSGVSENEVQEFLDSVCPMEGALSPGEKWNIYTSAHQMGSCRMGVNEKEGAVDENGETWEAEGLFVCDASVLPTAVGVNPMITIQSTAYCISSRIVDYLGKSQISEVP from the exons atgaGAAGCGAGTGTCATCCACTGTTAAGGGGAGGAAGAGGAGGTAGCAAGTATAAACATGGATTTTCTGCAGCTGAAATGGAATCACTGGCAAGCATTTGTGAGGTTGTGTTGCCTCCTTTGCCTATGAATGCTTTGAAGAGCAGAAAACAAGGCCAACCTGGTGATGATGACAACAAggttctgcagaatttctgtgACATTTCTGGTTCTCGCTATCCAATCCCTCATGAG GTTGCTGAGTTGCTCACAAAGAGGAGCTTAATAGAAGCGCTGATACTGGTAAGAGTGGTCTTATGGCTGCTGGCTACAAGGTTGGGAACCTTGTTGCTTTGTGGTTTCCTCTGTCTTGGTGAGAAATGGCCTTATATCAACAACTTTTCAAACATGTCTttggagaagagagaaaaggttatGCAGCACTGGTTGAAGCATAGGTTCCTCACGCCTATTAGACTGGCATTTGGTTATGTCAAAGTCCTGGGCCTTTATGCATTTTTCTCTTGG GTTGATGAAAATGGTGATAACCCGGCATGGAAAGCCATTGGATATGAGGTATCAAATGAGAAACTGGACAGTGTCTCCAATAATAGGCCCCTTGAAAAGGGGACTATAGAAACCATGCATGAATCTGACACAACTCTTCAACAATCTCTTTCCAAGAAAGGCCTCAATGTTGAACTGGACTTCGAAagcaacatcctcaaagtcaaaTGTGATGCAGTAGTTGTTGGGTCTGGTTGTGGCGGAGGTGTTGCAGCTGCCGTTCTTTCAAGGGCTGGCCACAAGGTGGTTGTTCTTGAGAAAGGAAACTATTTTACTCCTAAGGATTATTCATCTCTAGAAGGTCCCTCAATGAATCAACTATATGAAACTGGGGGGATGCTTGCTTCTGCAGACTCCAGAATACTGGTTTTGGCAGGATCAACAGTGGGAGGTGGCTCTGCTGTTAATTGGTCTGCCTGCATTAAAACACCACACAAGGTGCTGAAAGAGTGGTCTGAGGATCACAAGCTTCCCTTCTTTTCAAGCCAAGAATATCTCTCTGCAATGGAGTCTGTATGTGAAAGGATTGGAGTCAAAGAAAACTGTACACAAGAGGGATTCCAAAATCAAGTGCTGAGAAAAGGGTGTCAGAATCTTGGCCTCAAAGTTGACTATGTGCCAAGAAACTCTTCAGGGAATCATTACTGTGGCTCATGTGGTTATGGCTGTCCAAAAGGAGAGAAACAAGGGACTCAAGCAACTTGGCTTGTAGATGCAGTTGACAAAGGTGCAGTAATAATAACAGGATGCAAAGCTGAGAGGTTCTTGTTGGAAAGCAACAGGAGTGGAAATGGCAGAAAGAAGAAATGCTTGGGAGTGCTGGCAAAAGCATTAAACAACCAAGTCACAATGAAGCTACAAATTGAGGCTAAAGTGACAATTTCCTCTGCTGGGGCACTTTTGACACCCCCTTTACTAATATCTAGTGGACTAAAAAATAAGAACATTGGAAGGAACCTCCATCTCCACCCTGTCCTAATGGCATGGGGATACTTCCCAGAATCAAATAATTCAGAATTTAAGGGGAAAACCTATGAGGGAGGTATAATCACATCAATCCATAAAGTGCCATCAACAGACTCCAAATCTGATTCAAGAGCCATAATTGAAACCCCTTCACTAGGACCAGCATCCTTTGCTGCACTGTTTCCTTGGCAGTCAGGACTAGACTTCAaagaaagaatgttgaattACCCCAGAACTGCACATTTAATCACAATTATAAGAGACATGGCTAGTGGACGGGTGACTTCAGAAGGAAGGATCAACTACAAGTTGAATGAAATTGACAGAGAAAACATGAGGGCTGGCTTGCAACAAGCACTGAGGATTCTAATAGCTGCAGGAGCAGTTGAGGTAGGCACACACAGAAGTGATGGTCAGAGTCTCAGGTGTAGTGGCGTTAGTGAAAATGAGGTGCAGGAGTTCCTGGACAGTGTGTGTCCAATGGAAGGAGCACTTTCACCAGGTGAGAAATGGAACATATATACTTCTGCTCATCAAATGGGGAGCTGCAGAATGGGGGTCAATGAAAAAGAAGGTGCAGTTGATGAGAATGGAGAGACATGGGAGGCTGAAGGGTTGTTTGTTTGTGATGCTAGTGTGCTTCCAACTGCAGTTGGAGTCAATCCCATGATCACAATCCAATCAACTGCATACTGTATCTCTAGTAGAATAGTAGACTACCTTGGAAAGAGTCAAATCTCAGAAGTTCCTTGA